DNA from Pseudophryne corroboree isolate aPseCor3 chromosome 7, aPseCor3.hap2, whole genome shotgun sequence:
GAGAGTCACTGATCTGTTTAGAGACATCAGGGAGAAGTTAGACACCCTGGAGAGGGGGGTCCTGGGTGAGATCTCCAGACAGGAAGAGCAAATGTCACGCTCAGTCTCTGATCTGATCACacagctggagacacagaaggacgAGCTGTCCAGGAAGATTAGTAGCATGGAGGAGATATATAATATCAGTGATCCATTAAatttcctgaagaaagaaccagatagTGATGTCATCAGTCACAAAAGCTGTGATGTCACCAGTGATGTAAGGCTGGCTGGATGTGTGTATGAGGGAACAATCTCACAGATGTTACACAGGAGACTTTTACACTTGTCTGATAATCTGATGGATCTACAGACAAAGAGACAGCTCTCAGTGATGGAGAAAGCAGACATATTACTGGATATAAAGACAGCCAATAATTACATTATTGTATCATTGGATTGTAGATCTGCTTCTTATACTGATGTAAATCAGAAGAAATTAGATCGACCAGAGAGGTTTCTCTCCCAGCAGGTATTAAGCTCCTGTAGCTTCTCATCTGGGAGACATTACTGGGAAGTGGATGTGAGTAAAGCAGAGAAATGGCTGATAGGGGTGGCCGGTCACAGTATAGGGAGAAAGGTAAAGAGTAAAGAAGGAGTCATTGGTTTTAATGACAAGTCATGGAGCCTGTGCTGTATTGACAACCTTGCAGCACGTCATAACAATATACATTACAAAGTAGAAGAAATAGATCCAGGTTCTCCTGTGCAGACGGTGGGGATATACCTGGACTATGAGGCCGGGCATCTGTCCTTCTATCAGctgtgtgaccccatcagacacttacacaccttCTCCGCCACCTTCACTGAGCCCCTGTATGCTGCCTTCTATGTACATAACAAATGCTGCATAAAAATCATTAAGTAAATAGTGTAACATGTAAATTCTTTGCAagaaatcacaaaatatattaattTACTGTGGAAAACAAATAACTGAATACTACTTATGCATTTCTTTAGAtcattcttctttcttttttttaaattgacaactTTCATGAACATAATAATCAAGAACAAGTCAGAGTATTGCAGAGTTTAGAGCTATATGTTGTATAATTAATATATGCGTATATCAAAAAGTAACTTCCACCCAAAATGTTTGGGCTGACTAAGTGATAGTAACATACAAAGCTCCTAAAACTGGGGATCCCCTGAACCGCAGGCGCCAGTGGTCAGTGATCCGGTGCTGGTCTGTTCAGTTGCGTAacaagaaatttttctcccccaagccaaaacattctctggcgcccccccccaattgccactagtaaagtgatgaacaTGCGTGTGCCGTAGGCGTGtgtcgcaaaagggggcgtggtctttctGAAATGCAAGCCCTCATACTGAGAAATAACCGACAGAATTTAATTCTCTTATATAGAGACTTCAGTTAACGAAGTACATAATGTGTTGAGGAAATAATGCAGTGGTATTCCTCAATAATGTATGTTAATGTTTCCTTTGCTAAATTAAATGATGCTATTTAATATACCCGAGTCACTGCAGCAATGATATTGTGGTTTCATGTAACTATGCTGTAACCacaatatatatatcaatattcTTATTATATAACAGTATAAagtaattgttgcctttaatacccCTGTTGGTAGTTCTATGATATATTCTGCTTATTCCCATCTAAATGACATCTCCTGCTGACTCCATAGAATGGATTTTGCATAAAGGTATTGATTACGTATACATATTCAAGTGTTGATAGACACCTATTTActaataatgggggttattcaggtttgtaagcaaacctaAAaacttagcaattgtgcaaaaccatgttgcactacaggtgaggcagatgtaacatgtgcagagagagttagatttaccaccctcatgaagtctgtttctgatcgtttgagtagacacatgcacatttgtggcttgctggaggtcattttgcagggctctggcagtgctcctcctgttcctccttgcacaaaggcggaggtagcggtcctgctgctgggttgttgccctcctacggcctcctccacgtctcccgatgtactggcctgtctcctggtagcgcctccatgctctggacactacgctgacagacacagcaaaccttcttgccacagctcgcattgatgtgccatcctggatgagctgcactacctgagccacttgtgtgggttgtagggaggtcatacaggcacgtggaggccacacacactactgagcctcatttttacttgttttaaggacattacatcaaagttggatcagcctgtagtgtgtttttccactttcattttgagtgtgactccaaatccagacctccatgggttaataaatttgatttccattgataatttttgtgtgattttgttgtcagtacatttagctatgtaaagaacaaagtatttaataagaatatttcattcattcagatctaggatgtgttattttagtgttccctttatttttttgagcagtgtctaTACAAATGTCAGCCAATGTAAATAGCGATTTCAAATTTTGGGGGAATAAATTTGTCCTGTTAATCACGTATTGCATATGGCTATATTTTTTAACATAACATCAGAGTAGTGCTAGCAATTTTAGGCGAAAATATAGACAACAATAGTAAATCAATAGAAATAAATATAGGCAAGAataagaaacaatggccctcattccgagttgatcgctcgcaaggcgaatttagcagagttacacacgctaagccgccgcctactgggagtgtattttagcatcttaaaattgcgaccgatgtattcgcaatattgcgatcacaaacctcgtagcagttttagagtagcttcaaccttactcggcatctgcgatcagttcagtgcttgtcgttcctggtttgacgtcacaaacacacccagcgttcgcccagacactcctccgtttctccggccactcctgcgttttttccggaaactgtagcgttttcatccacacgcccataaaacgccgtgtttccgcccagtaacacctatttcctgtcaatcacactacgatcgccggtgcgaagaaaaagccgtgagtaaaaatcctatcttcattgcaaaattacttggcgcagtcgcagtgcgaacattgcgcatgcgtactaagcggattttcactgcgatgcgatgaaaaagaacgagcgaacaactcggaatgagggccaatcttcAGGTCTCACACTGTTAATTACGTATTTATATTACAATATGTCCAAATGTTGTGGAGCATACGGCAGATTAAATAATCTCTGGTTGTATATTTTAGGATTAATGTAGATATATTTATGTATGGAGGAGGCAAAGACTCGTATGGACCACCCCCACTTCTACTGTGTTCCCGTATGTCCTAAAGGACCGTGAACATGAGGATGAGAGCGTTGGAAGATGGGTCAGAGGTGAGAGAGTATAGAACAGGGGAAGGATCTACTAATGTGGGGGGACCAGCACTGACACCCCTGTTGCTAGGTAACCAGCGCAGGGGAGTCACATGGGTACCATACAGTGAGAGTCCCTCCGAGTTAAGTGGTGAATGTGAGAATCGGATATATACGGTCAATAAAGATAACCCCTAGTAGCAGAACATTCAGACGGTTTGATAGGGATTTGTAAACAGTAAGCTCTGGTATCTCACAAGTGTGTGACCAAGTCACCCTGATATACCCATCATCTGCATGTAAGACAGAACAGCATACATTTAACAATGTAAAAAATCTATGATACTCATCCAGTGGCCGATGTTCCTGGAGTCAGGTCCTGTGCATAAGGTCCTAGACCCCCAAAAAGAGGGACACGTGTTTCGCCTGCTGAGACTTGTTCACCCAGATCCCCCTGGACAGGCGAATCACAGCACGGAACTACAGGATTTGTAAATGCAGACTTTACTTTCTCATCGTTTTGGGTTCAACCGTCAGGATAAATATACCAACCAATATACCTTCCTTTATATAGTTATCCTGATGACCCCAAAATATtgagaaattaaattaaaatatatgGATATCTATATCCATGCAATTACGTACTgtatttataataaatatatgtgtgtgtgtgtgtgtgtgtgtgtgtgtatacaattaCAGTCGATTCTTGAATCAGGCTGATGTTACAGGAGAATTCCAAACAGTTGTCTCGTCCTATTGTGAGTAAGAACCAGTTTTGCTTGTTTGTCATTAACACATGAACAGacctggccacacacacacacacacacacacaatgggccaGAAGACCCTTTTGTACTCCGCCTCCCACCACTCCCTGTGAACTAGGCGACGCCCAGGAAGAGCCATATAGCAGGACTGAGTACGTGCTGGGGACACACTGGATGTGGCTGCTGGATGAGGAGGTGCTCAGCCCTGTAACCTGCAGGCAGTGTAAGTATATGTTACCATCACCGCTCTCTAATAAGCCCTCAGTtacttattatattgtacagtcagAGTATACATGTGTCAGCAAGCTGTATATTATATGTGTAACtgaatatatatgtatgtggtATCTGTAGCAGGTATATGTATGTGCTGTGTAATACCATTGTGATGTAGTAGATATTATACAG
Protein-coding regions in this window:
- the LOC134943966 gene encoding E3 ubiquitin-protein ligase TRIM7-like, which codes for MASADLGAELSCSICLTTYTDPVSLRCGHIFCRDCIVMVLDTQKEAGGYSCPECRAEYQERPALEKNRKLSNIVERFLCSHPEPEETQIFCTYCDSPVPATKTCLQCDSSFCDKHLSKHSKSAEHVLTEPTVSFESRKCSVHKEMVKYYCCEDSAAMCTSCWMDGDLQGHHVELLNVVFKKKKETLRSVTETLKSEREEMERRVQRLQDHRRKEKEKAAGVTERVTDLFRDIREKLDTLERGVLGEISRQEEQMSRSVSDLITQLETQKDELSRKISSMEEIYNISDPLNFLKKEPDSDVISHKSCDVTSDVRLAGCVYEGTISQMLHRRLLHLSDNLMDLQTKRQLSVMEKADILLDIKTANNYIIVSLDCRSASYTDVNQKKLDRPERFLSQQVLSSCSFSSGRHYWEVDVSKAEKWLIGVAGHSIGRKVKSKEGVIGFNDKSWSLCCIDNLAARHNNIHYKVEEIDPGSPVQTVGIYLDYEAGHLSFYQLCDPIRHLHTFSATFTEPLYAAFYVHNKCCIKIIK